A window of Nicotiana tabacum cultivar K326 chromosome 24, ASM71507v2, whole genome shotgun sequence contains these coding sequences:
- the LOC107829718 gene encoding E3 ubiquitin-protein ligase PRT6 — protein MFRMEIDSSPESNTFTFRDRILQRLDSLGVPAENLEQLEPGLVAYVKSNKSQIGELISALLPTNEEAMEVITEQQIESPKSTGSSSVNVKDLFGESMNWLQWLMFDGEPSSALEQLADTGQRGVCGAVWGNNDIAYRCRTCEHDPTCAICVPCFQNGNHKDHDYSIIYTGGGCCDCGDVTAWKREGFCSKHKGAEQIQPLPEEFANSLGPVLDLLLSSWRNRLLFPESISEQNPRENDHTTELKTVTDELTSAVVEMLLKFCKHSESLLSFISRRVSSSAGLLDILVRAERFMVTEENVKKIHELLLKLLGEPQFKFEFAKVFMSYYPTVVNEAIRECNDTVFNKYPLLSTFSVQIFTVPTLTPRLVKEMNLLSMLLGCLGDILVSCAGEDGKLQVMKWANLYETTLRVVEDIRFVMSHSAVPRYVTSDRRDILRTWMKLLAFVQGMNPQKRETGVHVEEEDENMHLPFVLGHSIANIHSLLAGGAFSMSSAEDADDTFSNTHTEDFEDQDSQRHAKVGRLSQESSVCSMTGRSPLEHASRALEVKSDSFPVSSSVLCLIFECIKAIENWLVVDNSLGPLLQILCPKTSSIPGNNFSVFKKTLSKFRRGREILKSQNPPSNGVRLSTSAEGSNKEYSYPSRNGGTTLDSGQSSGREAACLGGHDASMLEGDHASELEALRLLSLSDWPDIVYKVSLQDISVHIPLHRLLSMVLLKALGKCYGETAQPGSISANLSSSIPCDFFGHILGGYHPHGFSAFIMEHTLRIRVFCAQVHAGMWRKNGDAAILSCEWYRSVRWSEQGLELDLFLLQCCAALAPADLFINRILARFELSNYLSFNLERPSEYEPALVQEMLTLIIQIVKERRFCGLTLSGCLQRELVYRLSIGDATHSQLLKSLPRDLSKIDKFQEVLDRIAMYSNPSGMNQGMYKLRLPYWKELDLYHPRWNSRDLQVAEERYMRFCNASALTTQLPGWSMIYQPLSRIAEVATCRTILQIIRTVVSYAAFSDKSNASRAPDGVLLTSLHLLSLALDICYAHRESGEHSCCEGDVVPILALACEKISVGRFGEQSLLSLLVFLMRKHKKGNDFVEAGMFNLSSLIESLLKKFAELQPECMDKLQDLAPEVVNQLSRSFPSDDTNSFRSFSDSDKRKAKARERQAAILEKMRAQQSKFLASIDTTADAAVDDSKRGKESCNSDARPRSEEATPVICSLCHDPNSKSPVSYLILLQKSRLLSFTNRGPPSWEQTRRSGKEPMSCAKKLKDILSERSNLSRSSEIISSSWLMQLIQNEVNELALEGQPNEVEAFVEYIKAKFPPMKNIQPPCVSSIVKKKTVSSFEMLEEHMYSLIREEMDVNSRSWDPLKNDKKLSALGGSGRAASLLLGRYISALSREHSPSASVNSHKAQLESSMVRPAYDGFGPSDCDGVYLSSCGHAVHQGCLDRYLSSLKERYTRRLVIEGGHIVDPDQGEFLCPVCRGLANSVLPALPGDTKRLTQSVSTGPSDAVGPSALRFQEALFLLQSAADVAGSKEILHSFPLQQFGQMRINLESVVGVLCEMYFPDKDKISESGRLSHSLILFDTLKNSLVSTEIAARSVKTSLAPNYSLDALYKELKASNCFILALLLGIIQSTRTKNSLTVLLRLRGIQLFAESICSGTSADEPPDSPSVGGNMQVILECSETELQYPDIRFWKRASDPVLAHDAFSSLMWVLYCLPSPFLSCEESFLSLVHLFYVVTITQIVITYCRKRQTSLTESGGSDSLVTDVYRIMEEYGVAYKYFDSNHIETCDIKDAIRSQSFPYLRRCALLWKLIRSSISEPFSDGNNVLDGLPYSMAETMECGEKFADEFTEIEKLEKLFKIPQLDDVINDNIIRFVVPRWLHRFSKQFEAHSLKSVLYSTPAVPFKLMLLPHLYQDLLQRYIKQHCPDCGVVQEEPALCLLCGKLCSPNWKSCCGESGCQTHAMVCGAGTAVFLLVRKTTILLQKSARQASWPSPYLDAFGEEDSEMHRGKPLYLNEERYAALTHMVASHGLDRSSKVLRPTNIGTFFML, from the exons ATGTTCCGAATGGAGATTGACTCATCGCCCGAGTCAAATACGTTCACTTTTCGGGACCGTATTCTTCAG AGGCTTGACAGTCTTGGAGTTCCTGCAGAGAATTTGGAACAACTAGAGCCTGGTTTAGTTGCTTATGTGAAGAGTAATAAGTCTCAAATTGGAGAGTTGATCTCTGCACTTTTGCCTACTAATGAGGAGGCAATGGAGGTTATTACAGAACAACAAATAGAGTCTCCAAAATCCACGGGCAGCTCAAGCGTTAATGTTAAAGATTTATTCGGAGAAAGTATGAATTGGTTACAGTGGTTGATGTTTGACGGTGAACCAAGTAGCGCGCTGGAGCAACTGGCAGACACTGGTCAGCGTGGTGTTTGTGGGGCCGTTTGGGGTAACAATGACATTGCATATCGTTGCCGTACATGTGAGCATGATCCAACATGTGCAAtttgtgttccatgtttccaGAATGGGAACCACAAGGACCACGATTACTCTATCATTTATACAGGTGGGGGTTGCTGCGATTGTGGAGATGTTACTGCTTGGAAACGTGAAGGGTTCTGTTCCAAGCATAAAGGTGCTGAGCAGATACAACCTCTTCCAGAGGAGTTTGCAAACTCATTGGGGCCTGTACTTGATTTATTACTGTCTTCTTGGAGAAATAGGCTCCTATTTCCAGAAAGCATCTCCGAGCAAAACCCAAGAGAAAATGATCATACTACTGAGCTCAAAACGGTTACAGATGAGTTGACATCTGCAGTGGTGGAGATGCTATTGAAGTTCTGTAAGCATAGTGAAAGTTTGCTTAGTTTTATCTCTAGGAGAGTATCTTCTTCAGCAGGGTTACTAGATATTCTGGTGAGGGCAGAGAGGTTCATGGTCACTGAAGAAAATGTCAAGAAGATTCATGAATTGCTATTGAAATTGTTGGGTGAACCtcaatttaaatttgaatttgcaAAAGTATTTATGAGCTATTACCCAACTGTTGTGAATGAGGCAATAAGGGAATGTAATGATACAGTTTTCAACAAATATCCTCTACTATCAACATTCTCCGTGCAGATATTTACGGTGCCTACTTTGACCCCACGCCTTGTGAAGGAAATGAATCTTTTGTCCATGCTGTTGGGATGTTTAGGGGACATACTTGTGTCTTGCGCTGGAGAAGATGGTAAATTGCAG GTCATGAAATGGGCAAATTTGTATGAAACTACTCTCCGTGTGGTTGAAGATATCCGATTTGTTATGAGCCATTCTGCTGTACCCAGATATGTGACTAGTGATCGAAGAGATATATTGAGAACATGGATGAAACTACTGGCTTTTGTGCAAGGAATGAACCCACAAAAAAGAGAAACTGGTGTTCATGTAGAAGAAGAGGATGAGAATATGCATTTGCCTTTTGTTTTGGGTCATTCTATTGCAAATATTCATTCTCTTTTGGCGGGTGGTGCTTTCTCTATGAGTAGTGCAGAAGATGCTGATGATACTTTCTCCAATACACACACAGAAGATTTTGAGGACCAAGATAGCCAAAGACATGCAAAAGTGGGAAGGCTATCACAGGAAAGTTCTGTATGCAGTATGACTGGAAGGAGTCCACTAGAACATGCATCCAGGGCTCTTGAAGTAAAATCTGATAGTTTTCCTGTATCATCATCTGTTTTATGTTTAATATTCGAGTGCATAAAGGCCATTGAAAATTGGCTGGTAGTCGATAACTCTTTGGGGCCTCTCCTTCAGATATTATGTCCAAAAACAAGTTCTATTCCTGGCAATAATTTCTCTGTGTTTAAAAAGacactttcaaaatttagaaGAGGCAGAGAAATCCTTAAGTCACAGAATCCTCCTTCAAATGGCGTTAGACTCTCGACTTCTGCTGAAGGTTCTAATAAAGAATATTCTTATCCTTCCCGGAATGGTGGCACTACCTTGGATTCTGGCCAAAGTTCCGGCCGAGAAGCAGCTTGCCTTGGTGGTCATGATGCCAGTATGCTGGAAGGAGATCATGCATCTGAATTAGAAGCTCTCCGGTTGCTGAGTTTGTCTGATTGGCCTGATATAGTATATAAAGTTAGTTTGCAGGATATATCTGTTCACATTCCATTGCACCGATTACTTTCGATGGTTTTACTGAAGGCACTAGGAAAATGTTATGGGGAGACTGCACAACCAGGTTCTATTTCTGCTAATTTGTCATCTTCTATCCCTTGTGACTTTTTTGGACATATTCTGGGAGGCTACCACCCACATGGGTTTTCTGCCTTCATTATGGAACACACTCTTCGGATTAGGGTGTTTTGTGCTCAGGTTCATGCTGGAATGTGGCGTAAGAATGGTGATGCGGCCATATTATCCTGTGAGTGGTATCGCTCTGTTCGCTG GTCTGAGCAGGGTCTGGAACTTGACCTCTTTCTGCTTCAATGCTGTGCTGCACTAGCCCCTGCTGATCTATTTATTAATAGAATCTTAGCACGTTTTGAGCTATCAAATTACCTATCCTTCAATCTTGAACGCCCTAGTGA GTATGAACCGGCTTTAGTTCAAGAGATGCTTACTCTAATTATTCAAATAGTGAAAGAGCGACGGTTTTGTGGGCTAACCTTGAGTGGATGTTTGCAAAGAGAGTTGGTGTATAGACTATCAATTGGTGATGCCACTCATAGTCAGTTGCTGAAGTCTCTTCCTCGTGATCTCTCCAAGATTGATAAATTTCAGGAAGTTTTGGACAGAATAGCAATGTATTCAAATCCCTCTGGCATGAATCAG GGTATGTACAAACTGCGGTTACCCTATTGGAAGGAACTGGATCTGTACCATCCTCGTTGGAATTCAAGGGACTTGCAAGTAGCCGAAGAAAGATATATGCGTTTCTGTAATGCATCAGCATTGACCACTCAGCTTCCAGGATGGAGCATGATTTATCAACCTCTTAGTCGAATAGCTGAAGTAGCTACCTGTAGGACGATCCTCCAAATTATCCGCACAGTTGTATCTTATGCTGCTTTTTCTGATAAATCAAATGCTTCACGTGCTCCAGATGGTGTTCTGTTAACATCACTGCATTTGCTATCACTAGCATTGGATATTTGTTATGCACATAGGGAATCTGGTGAACATTCTTGCTGTGAGGGTGATGTTGTTCCTATTTTAGCACTAGCTTGTGAAAAAATATCAGTGGGTAGATTTGGTGAACAGAGCTTGCTGTCTCTACTCGTTTTCTTAATGAGGAAACATAAGAAAGGAAACGACTTTGTGGAAGCTGGAATGTTTAATCTGTCATCTTTGATTGAAAGTCTCCTGAAGAAATTTGCTGAACTACAACCCGAATGCATGGACAAACTGCAAGACCTTGCTCCGGAAGTGGTCAATCAATTATCTCGATCCTTTCCAAGTGATGATACTAATAGCTTCAGATCATTTTCAGACAGTGATAAGCGTAAGGCTAAAGCTCGAGAGAGACAAGCTGCTATACTG GAGAAGATGAGGGCCCAGCAATCCAAGTTTTTAGCAAGCATTGATACCACAGCAGATGCTGCTGTAGATGATTCTAAACGTGGTAAAGAGTCATGCAATTCAGATGCTAGACCTAGATCTGAAGAGGCTACTCCTGTGATTTGCTCTCTTTGCCATGACCCAAATTCTAAAAGTCCTGTATCTTACCTAATTCTTCTTCAG AAATCCAGGCTTCTCAGTTTCACCAACAGAGGTCCTCCTTCATGGGAACAAACTCGCCGCTCTGGGAAAGAGCCCATGTCTTGTGCCAAAAAACTGAAAGACATTTTATCTGAAAGGAGCAATCTCTCAAGAAGTTCAGAAATTATTTCATCGTCTTGGTTAATGCAATTAATCCAAAATGAAGTAAATGAGCTTGCTTTAGAAGGACAACCTAATGAAGTGGAGGCATTTGTGGAATATATCAAGGCAAAATTCCCCCCAATGAAGAACATTCAACCTCCTTGTGTATCAAGCATTGTAAAGAAAAAGACAGTCTCTTCCTTCGAGATGCTAGAAGAACACATGTACTCGTTGATTCGGGAAGAAATGGATGTTAACTCACGGAGCTGGGATCCtttgaaaaatgataagaagCTCTCAGCATTGGGTGGTAGTGGGCGTGCTGCGTCACTTTTGCTTGGAAGATACATTTCTGCTCTTTCAAGAGAACATAGTCCTTCTGCGTCGGTGAATAGCCACAAAGCACAACTGGAGTCAAGTATGGTGCGTCCAGCATACGATGGATTTGGTCCATCAGATTGTGACGGGGTATATCTTTCATCCTGTGGTCATGCGGTGCATCAGGGATGCCTTGACCGCTATTTATCTTCGCTAAAGGAAAG GTACACCAGAAGACTTGTTATTGAAGGAGGTCATATTGTAGACCCGGATCAG GGGGAGTTCCTCTGTCCTGTATGCCGTGGACTTGCCAACTCAGTGCTGCCAGCATTACCTGGAGACACTAAAAGGTTGACACAGTCTGTTTCAACTGGTCCATCAGATGCTGTAGGCCCTTCAGCACTTCGTTTTCAAGAAGCTTTATTTCTCCTGCAAAGCGCAGCTGATGTTGCTGGAAGTAAAGAGATTCTACACAGTTTTCCACTTCAGCAATTTGGGCAGATGAGAATAAATCTTGAATCTGTGGTTGGGGTATTATGTGAAATGTATTTCCCAGACAAGGATAAGATTTCAGAATCTGGTAGGCTTAGTCATTCTCTGATCTTGTTTGACACACTCAAGAACTCACTTGTATCAACAGAAATTGCTGCTCGATCTGTGAAGACTTCTTTAGCTCCAAACTACAGCCTTGATGCCCTGTATAAAGAACTCAAAGCTTCAAACTGTTTTATATTAGCCTTGTTACTAGGTATTATACAAAGCACACGGACAAAGAATTCACTTACTGTCCTGTTGAGGTTAAGAGGTATTCAGTTGTTTGCAGAGTCTATATGCTCAGGCACTTCTGCAGATGAGCCTCCAGACAGTCCATCTGTTGGAG GTAATATGCAAGTTATTTTGGAATGTTCTGAAACAGAATTACAGTACCCCGATATTCGGTTCTGGAAACGAGCTTCTGATCCAGTTCTTGCACATGATGCTTTTTCATCATTAATGTGGGTGTTATATTGCCTTCCGAGCCCATTTCTATCGTGCGAGGAATCATTCTTGTCTCTTGTTCATCTTTTCTATGTTGTCACTATCACTCAG attGTAATTACCTATTGCAGAAAGCGGCAAACTAGTTTGACTGAGTCAGGAGGCAGTGATTCTCTGGTTACTGACGTCTACAGAATAATGGAGGAATATGGAGTTGCTTATAAATATTTTGATTCTAATCATATTGAAACTTGTGACATCAAAGATGCAATTCGTAGCCAGAGTTTTCCTTATTTAAGAAGATGTGCATTATTGTGGAAATTGATTCGTTCTTCTATATCAGAACCATTTAGTGACGGGAATAACGTATTAGATGGATTACCATATTCCATGGCTGAAACAATGGAATGTGGCGAAAAATTTGCAGATGAGTTCACTGAGAttgaaaaattggaaaagttATTTAAGATTCCCCAACTTGATGATGTTATTAATGATAACATAATACGTTTTGTGGTTCCAAGATGGTTGCATCGTTTCTCCAAGCAGTTTGAAGCTCACAGTCTAAAGAGTGTTTTGTATTCTACCCCTGCTGTCCCATTTAAACTGATGCTTTTGCCTCATCTTTACCAGGACCTCTTACAGAG GTATATTAAACAGCACTGTCCGGACTGTGGAGTTGTACAGGAGGAGCCTGCATTGTGCCTGCTGTGTGGTAAACTGTGCTCTCCGAATTGGAAGTCATGTTGCGG GGAAAGTGGGTGCCAAACACATGCAATGGTTTGTGGGGCGGGTACTGCGGTGTTCTTATTAGTCAGA AAAACCACAATATTACTTCAAAAATCCGCTCGTCAGGCATCGTGGCCTTCCCCATACTTGGACGCATTTGGTGAAGAG